The sequence GACGCGCGAATGGGCGTTTTGTAGGTAGTGCGCGAACAGTTGCCCGTTAACAGCGGACACTGAAGTCAGCGTATGAGTATTTTCAGGAATTATTTCCGACCAGTTGTTATCACCCGTATCGCTCATATCAATGGCGATAACTCGTCCTCTGGGGGCCTGAGCTGTGGTTCGAAAGAGCAGCTTGTTATTGTGGCTCGTTACGTAATCGTACTGCCCGTCCCATTTAGTTAACAGTCCTGTAAAAGGCGCGTCGTCTTCGGATAATGGACGGCTGAACACGGCGTTTGCGTCGTAGCCGGATGAGACATTAATTAATAAATAGCGACCGTCGTGAGTGACTTCCGGGTAAGGATTCCAGCTTGGCTGCTCCGGCAATGCGAAGATGAGCTCATCGTCTTTTTGCGAGCGGCCGATGCGATGAAAGTAGACACTGACCGGCTCTGAGTCATCGTATTTTCCGTTGGCATGTTGTGGATAGCGGCTGTAATAAAAGCCGTTCTCGTTGGGAAGCCAGGCGACGTTAGAGAACTTCACGCCTTCAATACGCTCTGACAAGACGCTTCCCGATTCGATATTTTTGACGCGAATATGATTCCAGTCACTGCCTTTTTCTGAAACCGAGTAGGCGATGTACTTTGCGTTTGGGGAAACCTGTATTCTCGCCAGTGATAAAGTACCGTCTTCGCTGAGTTTATTCGGATTAATTAATATTTCCGGAGCACTGTCTAAGGCGGTCATTGTGTAGAGAATGTCCTGGCTTTGCAGGCCATCGTTTGCAAAATAAAAATACCGGTTTGCGTATTGAAACGGGGTGCCTATTTTTTTGTAATTCCAGAGCTCTGTAAGCCGTTGCTTCAGCTCACTATAAGCAGGCAGTTGCTGCAAAGACGGGGTTGAAAATTTGTTTTGGCGAGTGACCCATTGCTCGACTTCGTTTGAGTTAAGTTTCTCCAGCCAACGATAAGGGTCAGCAACGGTAGTGCCATGATAGTTATCTGTTTGATTAACTGTTTTAGTTTGTGGGAACCCATAAGGCGATTTTTGTTGAGGCTCAGGTTGTGAGCTGCACGCGCCAAGAATAATTGCCCCAGATATAACAGCCAGTAATGCTTTTAGCGATGAGTAACGAGTCATTGCCTTCCCCTTTGTTAAGACTGACTTGATCATAGAAAGTTGTTGAGAAAACAACAAGTCACATTAGACGAGCTGTGCGGTATCTTTACGGAGTTTTACATTGGCCTGTTGTTTTGATGAACAACCTAAGTAACTGGCTAGCTCTTTTAATGACAAAGTGGGCATTGCCAACAGTGTTGTCAGACGGTCAGTAGGGCGCTTATTTTTATAGAATACGGCTAGCGCAAAGTGTGCCGCATCAAATGGTATTCGCTCTTTTAAGTAAGCGCCGACCAGTAGCTGGGCTAAGTGGGGTTGGTTTAAGTCATCCGGAATGCTGGCTTTCGACTCGCTAAGCCATTGGTGTTCAGCGTGTGCCCACTGATGAATATCGCGAATAGAAGCATCGTCGCTGGAGGCTGTTTTGACATAAATGGCGGCAGGGCGCGCGGATACACTGTCGAGACGATGACTGATGCGCCAAGGCACTAAACCATTGGTTTCCCAGAAGCTGGCAACGCCTGGTTCCCAGGCGAAACTAGTACCC comes from Idiomarina sp. X4 and encodes:
- a CDS encoding prolyl oligopeptidase family serine peptidase; its protein translation is MTRYSSLKALLAVISGAIILGACSSQPEPQQKSPYGFPQTKTVNQTDNYHGTTVADPYRWLEKLNSNEVEQWVTRQNKFSTPSLQQLPAYSELKQRLTELWNYKKIGTPFQYANRYFYFANDGLQSQDILYTMTALDSAPEILINPNKLSEDGTLSLARIQVSPNAKYIAYSVSEKGSDWNHIRVKNIESGSVLSERIEGVKFSNVAWLPNENGFYYSRYPQHANGKYDDSEPVSVYFHRIGRSQKDDELIFALPEQPSWNPYPEVTHDGRYLLINVSSGYDANAVFSRPLSEDDAPFTGLLTKWDGQYDYVTSHNNKLLFRTTAQAPRGRVIAIDMSDTGDNNWSEIIPENTHTLTSVSAVNGQLFAHYLQNAHSRVGIFNQQGQLLQELALPGIGTVSGFNGSPSADDTFFNFSGFTEPGKIYRYQVAQQRTTLWQEVEFPAELEPYETHQVIYESKDGTEIPMFLVHSESVELDGTNPTLLYGYGGFNISLTPEFKADRIAWLEMGGVLAIPNLRGGGEFGEQWHQAGTKANKQTVFDDFITAAEWLIKNNYTNRDKLAIHGRSNGGLLVGATMTQRPELFAAAIPTVGVLDMLRYHLPNANARGWGSEFGLSENADEFAALYEYSPVHNTKAGTCYPATLVTTANNDNRVAPWHSYKFAAALQADQSCDNPVLLNVETRAGHGAGTPTWMKIESAAEKWAFLHKELNVNKEKRSSASQ